GaaacttgaaatgaaaatgaataaataaacacattaaTAAGTTAGGCCATCATATAGTATCTTAAGTTGCATAAATAAGAAGGGATTCCCTAGTTAAATCTTTGCCTTAGTAACAGTAACAAGTGACAGGATGCATGGGGCAAACGCATGTTCCCCGAGcgcaaaatcaaaatacaagTAGATAACTCTTAGCGGCCACCAGAGGCAAAAGGCAGAGGCAagcagccagtcagtcagtgcgTCATTAAGACCCAGCAGTCGAGATAAGGCGTCGCACTTCACTATCCCTATCGTTTATCACTCTATCAATCAGCAGTAAGCACAGACCCCGTCCAGTTAGTTGTCATTTGGCGCTGACCGAGCGAAGTGCGCTAGCTGAAAGATGGTGGGAAAATGGAACTTCGGGGGCCATTTTCATGTGCTGGGACACCACAAGGTCGCAAAagttaagcaaacaaatctGGAAAACTGAAACTAATTTGTGTTTTGCCCTCCCCTCTTACAGAACTCAGACAACTCGCAGTCCTCGAACAACACCacgcgcagcagcagcgaggtGCAACGCAGCTCCTCCGGTTCAAGTTCATCGGGTGCCGCGGTGGCAACAACTGCCGCAACACCGGAGCGACTGCAGCGTCGCCGTCTGCTGCAAATGATCTCAAACTACGATCAGCAGAACAAGCAGCTGCATCGTGAGCTGGCCAAGGAGAAGCGTCGACGCACCGAGGAGCTGGCCTGTGTGGTCAAGTCGCTGCTGTGCTTCGAGTCCAAGCTGAAGAATGACATGAAGACAGTTAATCAACGGCTGCTGGATCGTGATGCGGAAATCTGTCGTCTGCTGCGTCAGAATCGTGCTCTTCGCAAGCGGCTCGTTGATCATCAGAAGGATGAAGGCATGGTCGCGGATCAGGAAACAAATGTCGAgcaggaggagcagcagcatgtGGAGGAGTGTCTGGTGCTTGAGGCCTTGCAATGCAACAATTGCCGCAAGCAATTCTATGACATTGAGCTGAGAGCCAGCGGCACACAGACTTCGGGCAAAGAGTTAGGCGTCAGTGCCAAAGGTAAGGAACTCCCCGGAAATTCTAATTGGAAGTAAAACTAAATCTTTTGCCTCTTCTTACAGCTGAGCATGGCTCTTCCAGCGATGACACCGTCTCATCGTCGTTCTATGGCGCCAGACGCAGCGTGCGTTACACAAGCAAGCGAACTGCGGGCACGTTCCGGGATTACATGCGCTCCCGCGCAATGCATATTGATGATGCTGCCTTGGAGCAGCAGTCTGAGGAGAATACGAGTAGCATTAGTCGCGAGGATTCGCAGACCAGCTACGAGCAGCTGCATAACTATGCCAGAGCCATGGAACGTATGCATGGTGTGAAGGCGACGATGCAGGATGGCGACTACTCCGAGCACAGCAGCCTGGAGctagagcagcagcagcaacagcagcaacgtaGAAGGAACAGTTCTTCCAGTCGCAGCAGTAGCAAGACTGCTTCCTCTGTGGCCGCTCAACTGGAGGAGGATGATGGCATCTTCTCACCCACACAGGATGATGAGGACTTTGATGAACTGGATccggagcaggagcagcaactgaTGTCGCGTGGTGCTATTAAAATTGTGCAACGTCGCTGCGCAGAATTCTCCGAGGCATCGCCCAAACAGATCTATGAAACAACCACAGACGACTGGTATGCCAGCGCCTCGGATCAGGAGGAGCTAAGCACGGCGCCAACAGTGTCTAAACCCTATGGCCAAGGTGCTGTCAATCCCGTGCTGGAATGCGTCAATCAAATACTTCTGCAGCAATCCATGGAGGAAACACTGCGCGAACCAGCGACGCCCAAGTCTGCGTTGgcaccaaaaacaacatcGAACTTGCCCCGACGCAGCTCGCTGAGTGGACGAAGCGGCACCAACGGGCGTAAACGTGTGCACTTCTCCACGAAGAACAGCATGGTGCACGTGCCGCGGCacgaggatgaggaggaaGCCCAGGCTGATGAATTGATCTCACACTATCATCCCATGGCAGCCACTGTGCCAGCCACAACTCCGGATACGCTCAACTACGAGAGCATCTACAGCAATGAGTACGAACCCATTGGATCGGAGCGTGCCTCCAATTTGTATGTGGACATGGCGGCGGCTGCAACCGAAGCTAGCAATGCCACCAACAAGACGTCACAGAAATTGCCGCCCGCCTTGCCGCCAAAACCGGCGAatctattgaaatttaaaaagtcgCTGCAACAACTCGAGGAACTTGAGGATGAGGGCGATTGTGCCGTGTCCACGACCACGACAAGCGAGCCGGATTACTGCTCCATAGCCGAGGTGGGTGTCAGCGTGCAGATTGTGGCCGATGTGCATAAAGTTCCCGAGTCGAATACTCCGACGGAACCAGAGCGAGAACGGGAGGAACAGCATGTAgttgacgatgatgatgatgatgcttgCTCGGCGGCCGCCTCGCATAAGACTGAGGAAATCGAAGAGATTTTCGCCGACATACCAAAGCTACCCAATGTGGCGGCCATCATAGCGCCCAAGCAATCCTCGGACTATCTGCTGATGGCACCCAAAACCTTGCGTCTGCAACTGCCACCCCTCAATCAGTCCACGGGCTGCACCCAGACCATGCCGTCCCAGTACAAGCGTAAGCATGTACCCAACATTCTGGCTGAGATTAACAAACGCATGAGTTTGCCAAGCTCACCCACCACGCCCACAACGCCCAAGAGTTTGCCTACAACACCCACAACATCGAAATCCCTGCTACAATTGGCAGATGCCAGCGGGGGTTTGCCGCTGCAGGCGGAATTTGATTGGTATAATCTGGATGCGGAGTACGATAGAAGTAATGAGGCAGCACCGAAAAGTTCACAAGGTGAGGGCATGCTCGAGGAGATTAGCGAGGATAACGAGTGCTTGGTCACAGCAGCCGATGAGTACAATCTAGATGAGGAATTCCAGCAGGAAGAGCGCGAACATGACGAGGTGGCTGAGGAGGAGCAACATCACCTGGAGGAGCCAATGAAACCGGAGCATCCCAAGGCCAAGCAGATGAAGAAGAATTTGGCCAGTTTCGAGAAGTTCATCGAAGGATCTGGCCTGAGCACGAAACCCTTGCCGAGCAAACGTAAAATCTACTTCAATGCGCCGTTCGTCTAGATCGATAGAGTTCCCTAATAATACCTAtactattatactatataaatgcTACTCTTATTATGTGTATAA
This window of the Drosophila albomicans strain 15112-1751.03 chromosome 2L, ASM965048v2, whole genome shotgun sequence genome carries:
- the LOC117564010 gene encoding uncharacterized protein LOC117564010 isoform X2; translation: MVGKWNFGGHFHVLGHHKNSDNSQSSNNTTRSSSEVQRSSSGSSSSGAAVATTAATPERLQRRRLLQMISNYDQQNKQLHRELAKEKRRRTEELACVVKSLLCFESKLKNDMKTVNQRLLDRDAEICRLLRQNRALRKRLVDHQKDEGMVADQETNVEQEEQQHVEECLVLEALQCNNCRKQFYDIELRASGTQTSGKELGVSAKAEHGSSSDDTVSSSFYGARRSVRYTSKRTAGTFRDYMRSRAMHIDDAALEQQSEENTSSISREDSQTSYEQLHNYARAMERMHGVKATMQDGDYSEHSSLELEQQQQQQQRRRNSSSSRSSSKTASSVAAQLEEDDGIFSPTQDDEDFDELDPEQEQQLMSRGAIKIVQRRCAEFSEASPKQIYETTTDDWYASASDQEELSTAPTVSKPYGQGAVNPVLECVNQILLQQSMEETLREPATPKSALAPKTTSNLPRRSSLSGRSGTNGRKRVHFSTKNSMVHVPRHEDEEEAQADELISHYHPMAATVPATTPDTLNYESIYSNEYEPIGSERASNLYVDMAAAATEASNATNKTSQKLPPALPPKPANLLKFKKSLQQLEELEDEGDCAVSTTTTSEPDYCSIAEVGVSVQIVADVHKVPESNTPTEPEREREEQHVVDDDDDDACSAAASHKTEEIEEIFADIPKLPNVAAIIAPKQSSDYLLMAPKTLRLQLPPLNQSTGCTQTMPSQYKRKHVPNILAEINKRMSLPSSPTTPTTPKSLPTTPTTSKSLLQLADASGGLPLQAEFDWYNLDAEYDRSNEAAPKSSQGEGMLEEISEDNECLVTAADEYNLDEEFQQEEREHDEVAEEEQHHLEEPMKPEHPKAKQMKKNLASFEKFIEGSGLSTKPLPSKRKIYFNAPFV
- the LOC117564010 gene encoding probable basic-leucine zipper transcription factor N isoform X1 — protein: MFSLRSNSQIYGLPQATTTATTEPTEDSGQKKSNSLPHKTHKQQQQQQQQHRRSTSSLSDTGGKFFANLSAKSPSQFIEKFIRSELLNGYDTLKCQSGGGSGGKSPTDKDKSNSNESSPLYSNLQTDWSGFSCLQGSYRSHGDGEFYEAVHVKSPSPNNNSNNSNSNSNNSEANMRCKSTNGAATLQHYQKLPETSLEANFNTQAAGHTPAYKKLGFGARLQKQSAENNSDNSQSSNNTTRSSSEVQRSSSGSSSSGAAVATTAATPERLQRRRLLQMISNYDQQNKQLHRELAKEKRRRTEELACVVKSLLCFESKLKNDMKTVNQRLLDRDAEICRLLRQNRALRKRLVDHQKDEGMVADQETNVEQEEQQHVEECLVLEALQCNNCRKQFYDIELRASGTQTSGKELGVSAKAEHGSSSDDTVSSSFYGARRSVRYTSKRTAGTFRDYMRSRAMHIDDAALEQQSEENTSSISREDSQTSYEQLHNYARAMERMHGVKATMQDGDYSEHSSLELEQQQQQQQRRRNSSSSRSSSKTASSVAAQLEEDDGIFSPTQDDEDFDELDPEQEQQLMSRGAIKIVQRRCAEFSEASPKQIYETTTDDWYASASDQEELSTAPTVSKPYGQGAVNPVLECVNQILLQQSMEETLREPATPKSALAPKTTSNLPRRSSLSGRSGTNGRKRVHFSTKNSMVHVPRHEDEEEAQADELISHYHPMAATVPATTPDTLNYESIYSNEYEPIGSERASNLYVDMAAAATEASNATNKTSQKLPPALPPKPANLLKFKKSLQQLEELEDEGDCAVSTTTTSEPDYCSIAEVGVSVQIVADVHKVPESNTPTEPEREREEQHVVDDDDDDACSAAASHKTEEIEEIFADIPKLPNVAAIIAPKQSSDYLLMAPKTLRLQLPPLNQSTGCTQTMPSQYKRKHVPNILAEINKRMSLPSSPTTPTTPKSLPTTPTTSKSLLQLADASGGLPLQAEFDWYNLDAEYDRSNEAAPKSSQGEGMLEEISEDNECLVTAADEYNLDEEFQQEEREHDEVAEEEQHHLEEPMKPEHPKAKQMKKNLASFEKFIEGSGLSTKPLPSKRKIYFNAPFV